Proteins from a single region of Bdellovibrio bacteriovorus HD100:
- a CDS encoding protein-glutamate methylesterase/protein-glutamine glutaminase, translated as MAQKIRVLIVDDSAVIRKLLEKIFSSCADIEVVGTASDPYIARDKLVALKPDVMTLDVEMPRMDGISFLEKVMQHFPTRTIIFSSLAKTGSETYLRALEAGAIEIMEKPSIDVSQSLETLSAAIIEKVKAVAKARINPIKAVVPNPGAPVQKVASTSLARTTHQLLAVASSTGGTEALKVFLSGMPADIPGTLVVQHMPPGFTKSFAENLDKMFPFEVKEAQEGDQVVPGRVLIAPGNYHMEITRSGAFYYVKLHQGPALHSVRPAADYLMKSVAKYVGKNAMGVVLTGMGKDGAEGLLEMKNAGAYTVAQNEETCVVYGMPAAAVALGAADKVLPLDRIAGDLLKQLQTRNAA; from the coding sequence ATGGCACAAAAGATTCGTGTCCTTATTGTTGATGACTCTGCGGTGATTAGAAAGCTGCTGGAGAAAATCTTTTCCTCCTGCGCCGACATTGAAGTGGTGGGCACCGCTTCAGATCCTTACATCGCCCGCGACAAGCTGGTGGCACTTAAGCCCGATGTAATGACTTTGGATGTGGAGATGCCGCGCATGGATGGCATCAGCTTCCTGGAAAAAGTCATGCAGCATTTCCCGACCCGCACGATCATTTTCTCAAGTTTGGCGAAGACCGGCTCTGAGACCTACCTGCGTGCTCTGGAAGCCGGTGCGATTGAAATCATGGAAAAGCCGTCCATCGACGTGTCCCAGTCCCTGGAAACACTGTCGGCGGCGATCATTGAGAAAGTAAAAGCCGTGGCGAAAGCCCGCATCAATCCGATCAAAGCAGTGGTGCCCAATCCGGGTGCTCCCGTGCAGAAGGTGGCCAGCACCTCTTTGGCAAGAACCACGCACCAGTTGCTGGCGGTGGCTTCTTCTACGGGTGGTACTGAAGCCCTGAAAGTCTTTCTGAGCGGCATGCCGGCGGATATTCCGGGAACTTTGGTGGTGCAGCATATGCCACCGGGTTTCACCAAGTCCTTTGCTGAAAATCTGGATAAGATGTTCCCGTTTGAGGTAAAAGAGGCGCAGGAAGGCGATCAGGTTGTGCCAGGGCGTGTGTTGATTGCCCCAGGCAACTATCACATGGAAATCACGCGCAGTGGTGCCTTCTATTACGTAAAGCTGCATCAGGGCCCGGCCCTGCACAGTGTTCGTCCCGCGGCGGATTATCTGATGAAGTCTGTGGCTAAATACGTGGGTAAGAATGCCATGGGTGTTGTTCTGACCGGTATGGGTAAGGACGGCGCTGAAGGGCTTTTAGAAATGAAAAATGCCGGTGCCTATACAGTGGCTCAGAATGAAGAAACCTGCGTGGTGTACGGCATGCCAGCCGCAGCGGTGGCGCTGGGGGCCGCAGACAAAGTTCTGCCGCTGGATCGCATCGCAGGGGATCTGCTGAAACAGCTGCAGACGCGTAACGCCGCTTAG
- a CDS encoding alpha/beta fold hydrolase, with amino-acid sequence MSYLNNFYHLLYGPEDGRKWVFVHGLMGYGQNWRRIIQGIEATERCLAYDQRGHGRSFQPPEGYSPEDYADDLKKIVDELGWGKFVLVGHSMGGRNVLNFASRFPEYVSHLVIEDIGPEANPTAHEYYEYLLNLVPSPFASRDEAKRYFFEDFVKTAKTRENIQVMANYFYSNMVEQANGTVDWRFSKQGILDSVRLGRTDDRWDEVKSLKVPTLLVRGGNSKELSQENYDKMLASNPMIKGVVIPGAGHWVHSDQPQAFSEAVKLFVGGF; translated from the coding sequence ATGTCTTACCTCAATAATTTCTATCATCTCTTGTATGGTCCCGAAGACGGGCGCAAATGGGTCTTTGTTCATGGTCTGATGGGCTATGGGCAGAACTGGCGCCGGATCATACAGGGGATTGAGGCGACCGAACGGTGTTTGGCCTATGACCAGCGCGGGCACGGAAGATCCTTCCAGCCGCCCGAGGGTTACAGTCCCGAAGACTATGCGGACGACCTCAAAAAGATTGTGGATGAGTTGGGGTGGGGGAAGTTTGTTCTGGTCGGGCACTCGATGGGGGGCCGTAACGTCCTGAACTTTGCTTCCAGATTCCCCGAGTATGTGTCCCACCTGGTGATCGAAGACATTGGGCCCGAGGCCAATCCCACGGCCCATGAGTATTACGAGTATTTGTTGAATCTGGTTCCCAGCCCTTTTGCCTCCCGAGACGAGGCCAAGCGCTATTTCTTCGAGGACTTTGTCAAAACGGCGAAGACTCGGGAAAACATCCAGGTGATGGCGAACTACTTCTATTCGAATATGGTGGAGCAAGCCAACGGAACTGTGGATTGGCGGTTTTCGAAACAAGGCATTCTGGACTCTGTCCGCCTGGGGCGCACAGACGACCGCTGGGATGAAGTGAAGTCCCTGAAAGTGCCAACCCTGCTGGTTCGCGGAGGAAACTCCAAGGAACTCAGTCAGGAGAACTACGACAAAATGCTGGCTAGCAACCCTATGATTAAGGGCGTCGTAATACCTGGAGCTGGACATTGGGTCCACTCAGATCAACCTCAGGCCTTTTCGGAGGCCGTGAAACTGTTTGTGGGCGGCTTTTAA
- a CDS encoding prolyl oligopeptidase family serine peptidase, translated as MNFRKSLILGPLLLVACTTTNQFKKESLMHDPYLWLEEVEGEKALEFAKAENKRTLEHFQQNPRFKTIEHDLRKIMLAEDRVPAVHLKNGELYNFWQDGKHVRGLWRKTTLQNYMTSHPHWDVILDIDALAKKENENWVWKGAMTLPPAHEKALVYLSRGGKDATVVREFNMKTRQFVTNGFVLPEAKSNVQWKDDNTVYVGTDFGPGSMTDSGYPRITKIWKRGTPVSEAKLVMEGEPTDMSVYSYVQLDGDNKHVFHSIRTGFYSSENWYEDDKGVKTRLPMPTDSEFWGVFKNKLFFELKSDLGNLKTGSIVFMPFDKIFEGEKAQASLKAIFVPTDKRFIQGMNPTKNHIMLHVTDNVLSKIEKVTFTNEDTFKTESVPLGENGMAYVTSTEEESDLYLAQYMDFFTPVSTYLGDASDSKNMLKLLKKSPDRFNNQGMKTQRFEAISKDGTKIPYFVTSKADIKMDGKNPTLLYGYGGFQSPMQPSYLGTVGKVWLEQGGVYVISNLRGGGEFGPAWHQSVLKENRYKVYEDNIAISEDLIKRGFTSPQHLGISGRSNGGLLTGATFTQRPDLYNAVIVGVPLLDMLRYHKLLAGASWMAEYGDPDDPKMREAILKYSPYQRLSKEAKYPEVFIMTSTKDDRVHPGHARKMVARMKEQGHPVYYYENMEGGHAGSANIEQAILWNALEYTYLWEKLK; from the coding sequence ATGAATTTCCGCAAAAGTTTGATCCTGGGCCCCCTGCTGCTGGTGGCTTGTACGACAACGAATCAATTCAAGAAGGAGTCCCTCATGCACGATCCGTATTTGTGGCTGGAAGAAGTGGAAGGCGAAAAAGCCCTGGAGTTTGCCAAGGCGGAAAACAAACGCACACTAGAGCACTTTCAACAAAATCCACGCTTTAAAACCATCGAGCATGACTTAAGAAAGATCATGCTGGCGGAAGACCGCGTGCCGGCTGTGCATCTGAAGAATGGCGAGCTTTATAATTTCTGGCAGGACGGAAAGCACGTGCGCGGCTTGTGGAGAAAAACCACCCTGCAGAACTATATGACCTCACACCCGCACTGGGACGTGATCCTGGATATTGATGCTTTGGCCAAAAAAGAAAATGAAAACTGGGTGTGGAAGGGGGCAATGACTTTGCCACCGGCTCACGAAAAAGCTTTGGTCTATTTGTCCCGCGGGGGCAAGGACGCCACTGTGGTGCGTGAATTCAATATGAAAACCCGCCAGTTTGTGACGAACGGCTTTGTATTGCCTGAGGCAAAAAGCAATGTTCAATGGAAGGACGATAACACCGTTTATGTGGGAACGGATTTCGGTCCGGGCAGTATGACGGACTCAGGTTACCCGCGTATCACCAAAATCTGGAAGCGGGGCACACCAGTCAGCGAGGCCAAGCTGGTGATGGAAGGCGAACCTACAGACATGTCCGTGTACAGCTATGTGCAGTTGGACGGCGACAACAAACATGTCTTCCATTCCATCCGCACTGGCTTCTATTCCAGCGAAAACTGGTACGAAGATGACAAGGGTGTGAAGACGCGTCTGCCGATGCCGACGGATTCCGAGTTCTGGGGTGTTTTCAAAAACAAACTGTTCTTTGAGCTGAAGTCTGATCTGGGAAATCTTAAAACGGGCAGCATCGTGTTCATGCCATTCGATAAAATCTTCGAAGGCGAAAAGGCTCAAGCGTCCCTGAAGGCGATCTTTGTCCCGACCGACAAAAGATTCATTCAAGGCATGAATCCAACCAAAAACCACATCATGCTGCATGTAACAGACAACGTGCTTTCCAAAATCGAAAAAGTGACCTTCACCAATGAGGACACCTTCAAAACCGAATCCGTGCCATTGGGTGAAAACGGCATGGCCTATGTCACCTCCACGGAAGAGGAAAGTGATCTGTATCTGGCTCAGTACATGGATTTCTTCACTCCGGTATCGACCTACCTGGGTGATGCGAGTGATAGCAAAAACATGCTCAAGCTTTTGAAGAAATCTCCGGATCGTTTCAACAACCAGGGCATGAAGACCCAGCGTTTTGAGGCCATCAGCAAAGATGGAACGAAGATCCCGTACTTTGTGACTTCCAAGGCGGACATCAAGATGGATGGCAAAAATCCGACGCTGCTTTACGGGTATGGCGGATTCCAGTCGCCGATGCAGCCCAGTTATCTGGGCACGGTCGGTAAAGTGTGGCTGGAACAGGGTGGGGTCTATGTGATTTCCAACCTGCGCGGCGGGGGTGAGTTTGGTCCGGCATGGCATCAATCCGTGCTGAAAGAAAACCGCTACAAGGTTTACGAAGACAACATCGCGATTTCAGAAGACCTGATCAAACGCGGTTTCACGTCGCCACAGCATCTGGGTATTTCGGGCCGATCCAACGGGGGTCTGCTGACGGGGGCGACCTTCACGCAGCGTCCGGATCTGTACAATGCGGTGATTGTGGGTGTGCCTTTGCTGGACATGCTTCGCTATCACAAGCTGCTGGCAGGCGCCAGCTGGATGGCCGAATACGGCGATCCGGATGATCCAAAGATGCGTGAAGCCATTCTGAAATACTCGCCGTATCAGCGCCTGAGCAAAGAGGCAAAGTACCCGGAAGTGTTTATCATGACCAGCACCAAGGACGACCGCGTTCACCCGGGCCACGCACGCAAGATGGTGGCACGTATGAAAGAACAGGGGCATCCGGTTTACTATTATGAAAACATGGAAGGCGGCCACGCAGGCAGCGCGAACATCGAACAAGCGATCCTGTGGAACGCTCTCGAGTACACCTATCTTTGGGAAAAGCTGAAGTAG
- a CDS encoding DEAD/DEAH box helicase, with translation MLSAIQKLNYDDCTPIQEQAIPPVLDGKDVAGLAQTGTGKTAAFVIPVMERILRARPIQGEVTEEQKALIEKRAYKDWKPQNFVLILVPTRELAEQVQDNINKLSVDSGLRGFAIYGGTGYDKQKEALKNGVEFIVATPGRLIDLYKEHLVDLKQVRAIVFDEADRMFDMGFKDDMKYILQRVPRERQLLVFSATLNFDVLNTIYQFGSEPVEINISRDQAKADNVKDQIFHVGSDEKPQHLLSLLKVHNPKQAIIFTNFKMSVERIAKFLVENGVPAMAISSLLTQAQRNRVIEQFKAENDMNVLVATDVAARGLDIKGVDMVVNYELPMDSESYVHRIGRTGRAGTTGQAFSLVGDKDIESLGRIEDYLKHKIEIGYLENDQLLKDFKPMTSSYDGHYPKSLDRARAPREGGRGGDRGPRREGDRGPRRERGDRGPRQDRGPRPEGQQKSAQGAGAQQTQGGGQRPDSRPRRQEGGPKRPHDAKRGEQRQPRNDQARKPHGQQQPRQGASAKKRVPMAAQKSIGQKVAGFFKRLFS, from the coding sequence TTGTTATCTGCAATCCAGAAGTTGAACTATGATGATTGCACGCCGATCCAGGAACAGGCCATCCCGCCGGTTTTGGACGGTAAAGATGTTGCCGGCCTTGCTCAGACCGGAACAGGTAAAACCGCTGCTTTCGTGATTCCAGTGATGGAACGTATCCTCAGAGCCCGCCCGATCCAGGGTGAGGTGACCGAAGAGCAAAAAGCCCTGATCGAAAAAAGAGCTTACAAAGACTGGAAGCCTCAGAACTTCGTATTGATCCTGGTTCCCACGCGCGAGTTGGCAGAGCAGGTTCAGGACAACATCAACAAACTGAGCGTTGATTCCGGCCTTCGTGGTTTCGCGATTTATGGCGGTACAGGTTACGACAAACAAAAAGAGGCGTTGAAGAACGGTGTTGAATTCATCGTGGCGACTCCGGGACGTTTGATCGATCTGTACAAAGAACATCTGGTGGACCTGAAACAGGTTCGTGCGATCGTCTTCGATGAAGCGGACAGAATGTTTGATATGGGCTTCAAGGACGACATGAAGTACATCCTTCAGCGCGTTCCTCGTGAGCGTCAGTTGCTGGTGTTCAGTGCGACTTTGAACTTTGATGTTTTGAACACCATCTATCAGTTCGGTTCCGAGCCGGTGGAAATCAACATCAGCCGTGACCAGGCCAAAGCGGACAACGTGAAAGACCAGATCTTCCACGTGGGCTCTGATGAAAAGCCTCAGCATCTTCTGTCTTTGCTGAAAGTGCACAATCCAAAACAAGCCATCATCTTCACCAACTTCAAAATGAGCGTCGAGCGCATCGCGAAGTTCCTGGTCGAAAACGGTGTCCCAGCCATGGCGATTTCAAGCCTTCTGACCCAGGCTCAGCGCAACCGCGTGATTGAGCAGTTCAAGGCTGAAAACGACATGAACGTGCTGGTGGCAACGGATGTTGCGGCCCGCGGTCTGGACATCAAAGGCGTGGACATGGTTGTGAACTATGAACTGCCGATGGACTCTGAATCCTATGTTCACCGTATCGGTCGTACCGGCCGTGCGGGCACAACGGGTCAGGCGTTTTCTTTGGTGGGCGACAAGGACATCGAGTCTTTGGGTCGCATTGAAGATTATCTGAAACACAAAATCGAAATCGGCTATCTGGAAAACGACCAGTTGCTGAAAGACTTTAAACCGATGACTTCCAGCTATGACGGTCATTATCCAAAGTCTCTGGACCGTGCGCGTGCGCCTCGTGAAGGTGGACGTGGTGGTGACAGAGGTCCTCGCCGTGAAGGTGACCGTGGTCCTCGTCGCGAGCGCGGTGATCGCGGACCTCGTCAGGATCGCGGTCCTCGTCCAGAGGGTCAGCAGAAATCTGCACAGGGTGCAGGTGCTCAGCAGACTCAAGGTGGCGGTCAGCGTCCGGACAGCCGTCCAAGAAGACAAGAGGGTGGTCCGAAGCGTCCTCACGATGCAAAACGTGGCGAACAAAGACAACCAAGAAACGACCAGGCTCGCAAGCCGCACGGTCAACAACAGCCGCGCCAGGGGGCTTCTGCAAAGAAGCGTGTGCCAATGGCAGCGCAAAAATCCATCGGCCAGAAGGTCGCAGGATTCTTCAAACGTCTGTTCTCTTAA
- a CDS encoding poly(A) polymerase, with protein MTAQQKPQLHEDWIDSYALRIVRNLQDAGFETYLVGGCVRDLLVGIHPKDFDIATSAHPNQVRKKVPNAYVIGRRFKLVLVKRGDQQFEVATFRRNVTQEELADQGDDSVEGDNYFGTVEEDAVRRDFTCNAVFYDPGQHKLIDYCGGIQDIENRVLRMIGDPKARFIEDPIRILRAIRLSHKLHFSIETTMRAAIAECSSELKKSVLPRRREEWLKFLRLKEPHLAFMELFDLHILEQILPGLHSVFVDAHKMEIFEIHLARINLSGIDKNDPIELFAGFMMAFMKAQYGEEPWNHDDLSNDAKLAYFMREEMGIFKQEIAIFFKALYLMQGLHKIESYSRKGERRQAAFVMNESFLLAMKLAKMDYSLSPSQMHYWEQQYEKFSRGPAPRQKPEETHH; from the coding sequence ATGACTGCCCAGCAAAAACCCCAGCTCCACGAGGACTGGATCGACTCCTACGCATTAAGAATTGTCCGTAACCTTCAAGACGCCGGTTTTGAAACCTATCTTGTTGGTGGTTGCGTTCGTGATTTGCTTGTTGGGATTCATCCGAAAGATTTCGATATCGCCACCAGCGCTCACCCCAATCAGGTGCGCAAAAAAGTTCCAAACGCTTACGTGATCGGCCGTCGTTTCAAGCTGGTGCTTGTTAAGCGGGGCGATCAACAGTTCGAAGTTGCAACTTTCCGTCGCAATGTGACCCAGGAAGAACTGGCTGATCAGGGTGATGACTCTGTTGAAGGCGACAATTACTTCGGCACAGTGGAAGAAGACGCCGTTCGCCGCGACTTCACCTGCAACGCTGTCTTCTACGATCCGGGTCAGCACAAGCTGATCGACTATTGCGGCGGCATTCAGGACATTGAAAACCGCGTCCTGCGCATGATCGGTGACCCGAAGGCGCGTTTCATCGAAGATCCGATTCGTATTTTGCGTGCGATCCGTCTTTCTCACAAACTGCATTTCTCGATTGAAACCACCATGCGTGCGGCGATTGCTGAATGCAGCAGTGAACTGAAAAAATCCGTTCTTCCGCGTCGCCGTGAAGAGTGGCTGAAGTTCCTGCGCCTGAAAGAACCCCACCTGGCTTTCATGGAATTGTTTGACCTGCACATTCTGGAACAGATTCTGCCGGGCCTGCATTCCGTGTTTGTTGACGCCCATAAAATGGAAATCTTTGAAATCCACCTGGCGCGTATCAATCTTTCCGGCATCGACAAGAATGATCCGATCGAATTGTTTGCCGGGTTTATGATGGCCTTCATGAAAGCCCAGTACGGCGAAGAGCCCTGGAATCATGACGACCTTTCCAATGATGCAAAGCTTGCCTACTTCATGCGTGAAGAGATGGGTATCTTCAAACAAGAGATCGCCATCTTCTTCAAAGCTCTGTATCTGATGCAGGGCCTGCATAAGATTGAAAGCTACAGCCGCAAGGGCGAACGCCGTCAGGCAGCCTTTGTGATGAACGAGTCCTTCCTGCTGGCGATGAAGCTTGCGAAGATGGATTATTCCCTGTCACCTTCTCAGATGCACTACTGGGAACAGCAGTATGAAAAGTTCTCGCGTGGACCGGCTCCGCGCCAAAAACCTGAGGAAACCCACCACTAA
- a CDS encoding cyclic nucleotide-binding domain-containing protein — MGRNDQKKNTFLIISGDKTRIHKCTDTLNRNFENCSVFHGSEWFEAKYKLDNVHPKAVLVDEYLPKGSGFDIVAKILKEKNNDDIAIIIMSYVADHDIFKHEVASGRIQFLTEPDREKALVDCVSKIISPKVDSNQAQYELKQLQPGDVLFKEGDMTEVAYIVKKGSLRAYSEGPDGEKIMFGEILPGEFVGEMGHFNHEPRSATVEAITEVELIAIPNGSLDNVIFARPSWAKALVKTLSLRLKKANKALTG, encoded by the coding sequence ATGGGACGGAACGACCAAAAGAAGAACACTTTCCTGATTATCAGCGGGGATAAAACCCGGATCCATAAATGCACTGACACCCTCAATCGAAACTTTGAAAACTGCTCTGTGTTTCATGGCTCTGAGTGGTTTGAAGCCAAGTACAAGCTGGACAACGTTCATCCCAAAGCGGTGCTGGTGGATGAGTATCTGCCCAAGGGCTCAGGCTTTGACATCGTCGCCAAAATTCTGAAAGAAAAAAACAACGACGACATTGCGATCATCATCATGTCCTATGTCGCCGACCACGACATCTTCAAACACGAAGTCGCTTCCGGGCGCATTCAGTTTCTGACTGAACCCGACCGCGAAAAAGCCCTGGTCGACTGTGTTTCAAAAATCATTTCCCCGAAAGTCGACAGCAACCAAGCCCAGTACGAGCTCAAACAACTGCAACCGGGCGACGTGCTGTTTAAAGAGGGCGACATGACCGAGGTCGCCTACATCGTGAAAAAAGGCAGTCTGCGCGCCTATTCCGAGGGCCCGGACGGAGAAAAGATCATGTTCGGAGAAATTCTGCCCGGCGAATTCGTGGGCGAGATGGGGCACTTCAATCACGAACCCCGATCGGCCACGGTGGAAGCCATCACGGAAGTGGAACTGATCGCGATTCCGAATGGCTCGTTGGACAATGTCATCTTTGCGCGCCCCTCGTGGGCAAAAGCTCTGGTCAAGACCCTGTCACTGCGGCTGAAGAAAGCCAACAAGGCCCTGACCGGCTGA
- a CDS encoding CheR family methyltransferase, giving the protein MTAVKKNEATGALYDFEDIKLTDKMFMKFAERMYDLAGVDLPLTPKNHALIRNRIVKLLRRHSLKTYEEYWSKLESGGNEMVSEFISALTTNMTSFYRESNHFDFLKSVLPELHRKFGADLRMWCAAASTGQEPYTIAMTACEAQPEMPSAKPRLLATDIDLQVLKKASTGTYEEREMQGLPPVQRTKYFEKIKADGDEYWRAKDQIHNMIRFAPFNLMNPKYEFQHKFHVIFCRNVLIYFDEPTTKRVIDNLVSCLAPGGYLVLGHSESGNVKHPGLKPMSRAVYQKL; this is encoded by the coding sequence ATGACCGCTGTAAAGAAGAACGAGGCCACAGGCGCTCTATATGACTTTGAAGACATCAAACTTACGGACAAAATGTTCATGAAGTTTGCTGAGCGCATGTATGACCTGGCCGGGGTGGATCTGCCACTGACACCAAAGAATCATGCCCTGATCCGCAATAGAATTGTAAAACTGTTGCGTCGTCATTCCCTGAAGACCTATGAAGAATACTGGTCCAAGCTTGAATCCGGTGGCAACGAAATGGTGTCTGAATTTATTTCGGCCCTGACCACGAACATGACGTCTTTTTATCGTGAGTCGAATCACTTCGACTTCCTGAAGTCCGTTCTGCCGGAGTTGCACCGCAAGTTTGGCGCGGATCTGCGCATGTGGTGTGCGGCGGCCAGTACGGGTCAGGAGCCATACACGATCGCGATGACGGCGTGTGAAGCACAGCCTGAAATGCCATCAGCCAAACCTCGTTTGCTGGCGACGGATATTGACCTGCAGGTTCTGAAAAAGGCCTCTACCGGGACTTATGAGGAACGCGAGATGCAGGGGCTGCCGCCTGTGCAGCGTACGAAGTACTTTGAGAAAATCAAAGCTGACGGCGACGAGTACTGGAGAGCCAAGGATCAGATTCATAACATGATCCGTTTTGCACCATTCAATCTGATGAATCCCAAGTACGAGTTCCAGCACAAGTTCCATGTGATCTTCTGCCGTAACGTGCTGATTTATTTTGATGAGCCGACAACAAAACGTGTGATCGACAATCTGGTGTCCTGTTTGGCGCCGGGTGGCTATCTGGTTCTGGGGCACTCCGAATCAGGCAACGTGAAACATCCAGGTTTGAAGCCGATGTCTCGCGCAGTTTATCAAAAACTTTAA
- a CDS encoding chemotaxis protein CheA: MSGDNSFFEELQMDFLNESAFMLEQYEEYMMRLENSEDPAKDLTDIFRVAHSVKGGAAAVGLADLCKFAHVMEDLLDLLRSRPELVNSTVISLLLQSGDELKNRVAALQQQQGGPWDPSALTAELIAITEQLSGKASKHAHAPAPSADEPKVEAPDDFFAQAPAAEASAGAEDDLINHDLLAELLAQMSPEDQAEFHAKEAAEAALKTAIAEAAPVAEAEAVKTAPVLKVVETPVEASAPAAKAAPAAAAKPAAAAAASGSGGGNNKNAKNATSAIKVDTGRVDSVLDAVGELVVLKNQLVHDETVRSGVNLRLEAIVDQLDKAVRELYEKTLSIRMTPLKSMFIKIQRIVRDVSLTLDKPVDLQLIGEETEVERTVFELLGDPLVHLVRNSMDHGVEKKELRQERGKPATAKVTVSAKQSGGNVIIDISDDGGGINRDKVLGKAIEKGFVPAGVDPASIPDEQVFQYIFYPGFSTADKISDLSGRGVGLDVVKSNLDKINGKINIYSKAGQGTTFRLTIPLSTAITDGIIVALDGARYILPIHSIREIVRVLPKDYTNISGAGKVASIRGHLLPVIDVSKTLGSINWSLNKKDQQLAQRRENSLSARREETMLVIIESMTGQMAFPVDDVLGQAQVVVKPITTGQDIPEVAGAAILGDGRTVLILEPGALVNNVANGRGMAA, encoded by the coding sequence ATGAGCGGTGACAATTCTTTCTTTGAAGAACTACAAATGGATTTCCTGAATGAGTCCGCATTTATGCTGGAGCAGTACGAGGAATACATGATGAGGCTGGAAAACAGTGAAGACCCAGCCAAAGACCTTACGGATATTTTTCGGGTGGCCCACTCTGTTAAGGGGGGAGCTGCGGCTGTCGGTCTTGCAGACTTGTGTAAATTTGCCCATGTGATGGAAGACCTTTTGGATCTTCTGCGATCACGTCCCGAACTGGTGAATTCCACGGTGATATCTTTGTTGTTGCAATCTGGTGACGAATTGAAGAACCGCGTGGCGGCCCTTCAGCAGCAACAGGGTGGTCCTTGGGATCCATCCGCGTTGACCGCGGAACTGATTGCGATCACGGAGCAGCTTTCCGGGAAAGCCTCCAAGCATGCTCATGCTCCGGCGCCATCCGCAGATGAACCCAAAGTGGAAGCTCCGGATGACTTCTTTGCCCAGGCACCTGCGGCGGAAGCTTCTGCGGGAGCTGAAGACGACTTGATTAATCATGATCTGCTGGCTGAACTGCTGGCTCAAATGTCTCCTGAAGATCAGGCTGAATTCCATGCCAAAGAGGCAGCAGAGGCTGCACTTAAAACGGCCATTGCAGAAGCGGCCCCGGTGGCGGAAGCAGAGGCAGTAAAAACGGCTCCGGTTCTGAAGGTGGTGGAAACACCGGTTGAAGCTTCGGCACCAGCTGCAAAAGCAGCTCCAGCTGCGGCAGCCAAACCAGCAGCGGCGGCAGCCGCATCTGGAAGTGGTGGTGGCAATAACAAGAATGCCAAGAATGCGACCAGCGCCATCAAAGTTGACACCGGTCGTGTGGATTCGGTTCTGGATGCCGTGGGTGAGCTGGTTGTATTGAAAAATCAGCTGGTGCATGACGAAACAGTTCGCAGCGGTGTGAATCTGCGCCTGGAAGCCATTGTTGATCAGCTCGACAAGGCTGTTCGTGAATTGTATGAAAAAACTTTGAGCATCCGCATGACCCCGCTGAAATCCATGTTCATCAAGATTCAGCGTATTGTGCGTGACGTGTCTTTGACTTTGGATAAACCAGTGGACCTGCAACTGATCGGTGAAGAAACCGAGGTTGAAAGAACGGTGTTCGAGCTTCTGGGGGACCCTTTGGTTCACTTGGTTCGTAACTCGATGGACCACGGGGTGGAAAAGAAAGAACTTCGTCAAGAGCGCGGTAAACCCGCAACGGCCAAAGTCACCGTGTCGGCGAAACAATCCGGCGGTAACGTTATCATCGATATTTCAGATGACGGTGGTGGTATCAACCGTGACAAGGTTCTGGGTAAAGCCATTGAAAAAGGCTTTGTGCCTGCAGGTGTGGACCCGGCGTCCATCCCTGATGAACAGGTGTTCCAATACATCTTCTATCCGGGCTTCTCGACTGCGGATAAGATTTCGGATCTGTCCGGTCGTGGTGTGGGGCTGGATGTGGTGAAATCCAATCTGGATAAAATCAACGGTAAGATCAATATTTACTCCAAGGCCGGTCAGGGAACGACGTTCCGTCTGACAATTCCTCTGAGTACTGCAATCACTGACGGTATCATTGTGGCTTTGGATGGCGCTCGTTACATTTTGCCGATTCATTCGATCCGCGAGATCGTGCGTGTCCTTCCAAAGGACTACACGAACATCTCCGGCGCAGGGAAAGTGGCCAGCATCCGTGGTCACTTGTTGCCGGTGATTGATGTTTCTAAAACTCTGGGGTCTATCAATTGGAGTCTGAACAAAAAAGACCAGCAGTTGGCTCAACGCCGTGAAAACTCTTTGAGTGCCCGCCGTGAGGAAACCATGCTGGTGATCATTGAATCCATGACTGGTCAGATGGCTTTCCCGGTGGACGACGTCCTGGGGCAGGCGCAGGTGGTTGTAAAACCAATCACCACCGGTCAGGACATCCCGGAAGTGGCGGGTGCCGCGATCCTGGGTGATGGCCGTACGGTTTTGATTTTGGAGCCAGGTGCTTTGGTAAATAACGTTGCTAATGGAAGAGGAATGGCCGCATGA